In a genomic window of Leishmania donovani BPK282A1 complete genome, chromosome 32:
- a CDS encoding ABC transporter-like protein, with protein MSSAKHPESGSPPARVLSSPTTASESEAVGTLQLLRFAYSYMTCQLRVILVSGLFMACATLLSISIPALAEEIVSYGMRATTKTIDGVSHTVESSSATSLEAATAAPGLGMPADGAGAGGDRLFFLGLGPLSERIFKPLLPMLFAFLRSAVVVRDDAEPAASLSPYVEGILCRCLLMAVAIICYHFTSLLAHLAAYYAGSGAQNALTKDSVHRILHTPHPERVAIVNAVKLAQLITASGRALSDTTGELLTNVLSQVMYIVGFFAVMLFLSYQLTLIILVGVVGIQCLFFFQGISLHRQGSRVTAEEASVQAYIANILQRSQTVLVFGCSEFVLDRMADRSAQLWRLTNGLNRSIHGYAAVSSGLTRLILVVALGLSNYYQQKGQLGMRHTILYFACFQSFVNTLASLSSAVSQLRATLGRLKTLDAMLRWYSEPLAGTAGEGCTAGEGCTAGEGCTAALELAVVDVQESPTAEVALDHVSFSYPAVPAFFSEVGGAAGAGDAVASWEQQLSTAMGSQHNNGVSQVSLTALVGGITVLYGPSGCGKSTCLRLLCGLVRPHTGTVRTQRRAVLLEQQHAIFIGTVAENILLTSLSSFGSGTAKASALKPTMPSSGVPQLPTAAATFAELQRRVTDAAVKSGCADFLSNPFSTFIESVDHPQFSGGQLQRIVLARMLARTDDYSLVLLDEPTTGLDRSAVEVLLETIKELRDTHHKTILISTHDRRVAEVADKVIDLSASAAEAR; from the coding sequence ATGTCCTCTGCGAAGCACCCAGAGTCAGGGTCACCACCGGCACGCGTGTTGTCGTCTCCAACGACGGCCTCGGAGAGTGAGGCGGTCGgtacgctgcagctcctgcggTTTGCCTACAGCTACATGACATGCCAGCTGCGCGTCATACTCGTGTCCGGCCTCTTCATGGCTTGTgcgacgctgctgagcatTTCGATTCCCGCCCTCGCCGAAGAGATAGTATCATACGGCATGAGGGCGACCACAAAGACCATAGACGGTGTCTCGCACACTGTGGAGAGCTCTAGCGCCACATCACTGgaggcagcaacggcggcgccgggaCTCGGGATGCCCGCAGACGGCGCGGGAGCTGGAGGGGATCGGCTCTTCTTCCTAGGCCTTGGTCCGCTCAGCGAGCGCATCTTCAAGCCGCTGCTTCCAATGCTCTTCGCCTTTCTTCGcagtgccgtcgtcgtcagAGATGATGCAGAGCCTGCGGCGTCGCTATCCCCCTACGTCGAAGGGattctctgccgctgcctcctcaTGGCAGTGGCGATCATATGCTACCACTTCACTTCCCTGCTCGCTCACCTTGCCGCGTACTACGCGGGATCGGGAGCGCAAAATGCCTTGACGAAGGATAGCGTGCACCGCATCCTTCATACTCCGCACCCCGAGCGCGTCGCAATCGTGAACGCGGTgaagctggcgcagctcatcACCGCCAGTGGACGGGCCTTGAGCGACACGACCGGCGAGCTGCTCACGAACGTGCTCTCGCAGGTGATGTACATTGTGGGCTTCTTTGCCGTAATGCTCTTCCTGTCCTACCAACTCACCCTGATCATTCTAGTCGGGGTGGTGGGGATTCAGtgtctcttcttttttcaaGGGATCTCGTTGCACCGCCAGGGCAGCCGCGtcacggcagaggaggcgagcgtgCAGGCGTACATCGCGAACATCCTGCAGCGTAGTCAGACCGTGCTGGTCTTCGGTTGCAGCGAGTTCGTGCTGGACCGCATGGCAGACCGATCGGCGCAGTTGTGGCGGCTGACAAACGGTCTAAACCGCAGCATCCACGGCTACGCCGCCGTCAGCTCCGGCCTCACCCGCCTCATCCTGGTCGTGGCGCTTGGGCTGTCGAATTACTACCAGCAGAAGGGTCAGCTCGGCATGCGGCACACAATCTTGTACTTTGCGTGTTTCCAATCGTTTGTAAACACGCTCGCGTCGCTTTCGTCCGCAGTGAGCCAGCTGCGCGCCACACTCGGGCGCCTCAAGACATTGGATGCGATGCTGCGCTGGTACTCGGAGCCGCTCGCGGGCACCGCGGGAGAGGGCTGCACCGCGGGAGAGGGCTGCACCGCGGGAGAGGGCTGCACCGCGGCCTTGGAGTTGGCCGTGGTCGACGTGCAGGAGTCCCCCACAGCAGAGGTAGCTCTGGACCACGTCAGCTTCTCGTATCCAGCGGTGCCGGCTTTCTTCAGCGAGgttggtggcgccgctggcgcaggcgacgccgttgcctcgtgggagcagcagctgagcacCGCCATGGGCAGTCAGCACAATAACGGCGTGTCGCAGGTGAGCTTGACGGCTCTTGTTGGAGGCATCACGGTCCTTTACGGCCCCAGTGGCTGTGGGAAGAGCACCTGTCTGCGGCTTCTGTGTGGTCTGGTGCGGCCTCACACAggcacggtgcgcacgcagcgtCGCGCCGTGCTATTGGAGCAGCAACACGCCATCTTTATCGGCACGGTGGCAGAAAACATCTTGCTCACCAGCCTATCCAGCTTTGGCAGTGGTACAGCTAAAGCAAGTGCGTTAAAACCCACGATGCCATCGAGTGGCGTTCCTCAGTTgcccactgccgcagcgactttcgcggagctgcagcggcgcgtcaCGGACGCAGCGGTTaagagcggctgcgcagacTTCCTGAGCAACCCGTTCAGCACCTTCATCGAGAGTGTCGACCACCCGCAGTTCAGCGgtggccagctgcagcgcattgTCTTGGCTCGAATGTTGGCGCGGACGGACGACTACTCGCTTGTCCTCCTAGATGAACCTACCACCGGACTCGACCGGAGCGccgtggaggtgctgctggagactATCAAGGAGCTGCGTGACACCCATCACAAGACGATTCTCATTTCGACCCACGATCGCCgtgtggcggaggtggcggacAAAGTTATCGACCTGTCGGcgagcgcagcagaggcacggTGA